The Phaeobacter sp. A36a-5a genome contains a region encoding:
- a CDS encoding AMP nucleosidase yields MTTVKIPQLPAAEEFTDAAAAVARLEQLYREATQFLCAEFSRILTDGPSVGSTGTTPRIRAFYPEIRFTTSSFAQVDSRLSYGHVSAPGTYATTVTRPDLFRHYLTQQIGLLIRNHGQPVTIAVSDTPIPVHFAVAADPSLTVPQEGAAGFTLRDVFDVPDLATTNDDIVNGTYQSPDNIGPLSLFTAQRIDYSLARLSHYTATDPQHFQNHVLFTNYQFYVAEFEAYARAQLADPASGYSSFVSTGDHEITSADAEIPPIAKLPQMPTYHLKRQDGSGITLVNIGVGPSNAKTATDHIAVLRPHAWLMVGHCAGLRNTQTLGDFVLGHGYLREDHVLDDDLPIWTPIPALAEIQVALEDAVAEVTELEGYDLKRIMRTGTVATIDNRNWELRDQSGPVQRLSQSRAIALDMESATIAANGYRFRVPYGTLLCVSDKPLHGELKLPGMASEFYHTQVARHLQIGIKAMEQLRGMPLERLHSRKLRSFDETAFL; encoded by the coding sequence ATGACAACAGTTAAGATCCCGCAGCTTCCGGCAGCAGAAGAGTTTACAGATGCCGCGGCGGCCGTTGCCCGGTTGGAGCAGCTGTACCGTGAGGCGACGCAGTTTCTATGCGCCGAGTTTTCGCGCATCCTGACCGATGGTCCCTCCGTCGGCAGCACCGGGACCACCCCGCGTATTCGCGCATTCTACCCTGAGATCCGCTTTACCACGTCGTCTTTTGCACAGGTCGACAGCCGGCTGAGCTATGGGCATGTGTCGGCCCCCGGCACCTATGCAACCACGGTGACCCGCCCGGATCTGTTCCGGCATTACCTGACCCAGCAAATCGGCCTGCTGATCCGCAACCACGGACAGCCGGTGACCATCGCTGTCTCAGATACGCCAATCCCGGTGCATTTTGCCGTGGCGGCCGATCCCAGCCTGACGGTCCCACAGGAAGGCGCTGCCGGTTTCACGCTGCGCGATGTCTTTGACGTACCGGACCTGGCCACCACCAATGACGACATTGTAAACGGCACCTATCAGTCGCCGGACAATATTGGTCCGCTGTCGCTCTTTACCGCGCAGCGGATTGATTATTCGCTGGCCCGGCTGTCGCATTACACGGCGACCGACCCGCAGCATTTTCAAAATCACGTGCTGTTCACCAACTACCAGTTCTATGTCGCCGAATTCGAAGCCTACGCCCGTGCGCAGCTGGCGGATCCGGCCTCTGGCTACAGCAGCTTTGTCAGCACCGGCGATCATGAAATCACCAGCGCGGACGCGGAGATCCCGCCGATTGCGAAGCTGCCGCAGATGCCGACCTATCATCTGAAACGGCAGGACGGCTCGGGCATCACGCTGGTCAATATCGGCGTCGGCCCGTCGAACGCCAAGACCGCCACCGACCATATCGCGGTATTGCGCCCGCACGCCTGGCTGATGGTCGGTCACTGTGCCGGGCTGCGCAACACTCAGACGCTGGGCGATTTTGTGCTGGGGCACGGCTATCTGCGCGAGGATCACGTTCTGGACGACGATCTGCCGATCTGGACCCCGATTCCGGCACTGGCGGAAATCCAGGTCGCGCTTGAGGATGCGGTGGCCGAGGTGACGGAGCTGGAAGGCTACGACCTGAAGCGGATCATGCGGACCGGCACCGTTGCCACCATCGACAACCGCAATTGGGAACTGCGCGATCAATCCGGCCCCGTGCAGAGACTGTCGCAATCCCGTGCCATCGCGCTGGATATGGAAAGCGCCACCATCGCCGCCAATGGCTATCGTTTCCGGGTGCCCTATGGAACGCTGCTCTGTGTGTCGGACAAGCCGCTGCATGGCGAACTGAAGCTACCGGGGATGGCATCTGAGTTTTATCACACCCAGGTTGCCCGCCATTTGCAGATCGGGATAAAGGCGATGGAGCAGTTGCGTGGCATGCCATTGGAACGTTTGCACAGCCGAAAACTGCGTTCCTTTGACGAAACAGCCTTTCTCTGA
- a CDS encoding HU family DNA-binding protein, with the protein MSKPMTKTQLVAALAEEMDSDKKAAGAALDAVCALITREVSGGGAVTLPGVGKIYCRERPEREVRNPATGEKFTKEADKVVKMTIAKALKDSVNG; encoded by the coding sequence ATGTCCAAACCGATGACCAAGACCCAGCTTGTTGCCGCACTGGCTGAAGAGATGGACAGCGACAAAAAAGCGGCAGGCGCTGCGCTTGACGCCGTTTGCGCGCTGATCACCCGCGAAGTTTCCGGCGGTGGTGCCGTGACTCTGCCCGGCGTTGGCAAGATCTACTGCCGCGAGCGCCCCGAGCGCGAAGTGCGCAACCCGGCCACCGGTGAGAAATTCACCAAAGAGGCCGACAAAGTGGTCAAGATGACCATCGCCAAAGCGCTGAAAGACAGCGTGAACGGCTAA
- a CDS encoding DMT family transporter, producing the protein MDLRALAMGLAFAFMWSSAFTSARIIVADASPLYSLAFRFLISGLIGVAVARYMGQSWRLTRGQLRATIVFGICQNALYLGLNFVAMETIEASLAAIIASTMPMLVAIALWLAYGERLPRLGVAGLLAGVVGVALIMGTRISAGVDLFGLTLCGIGVLALTLATLALRGATSGGNFMMVVGLQMLVGSAVLFAVAPMVETFRLNPSWPLALAFLYTTLVPGLTATFIWVLLLNRIGAVRAATFHFLNPVFGVAVASLLLGEKLGLLDLIGVGIVTFGILAVQLARQSAQQRP; encoded by the coding sequence ATGGATCTGCGCGCTTTGGCGATGGGGCTGGCCTTTGCCTTCATGTGGTCGTCTGCCTTTACTTCGGCTCGGATCATCGTCGCCGATGCTTCGCCGCTATACTCGCTTGCCTTCCGCTTTCTTATTTCCGGCCTGATCGGTGTCGCTGTTGCCCGCTACATGGGCCAGAGCTGGCGTCTGACACGCGGCCAGCTGCGCGCCACCATCGTCTTTGGCATCTGCCAGAACGCGCTCTATCTGGGCCTCAACTTCGTCGCCATGGAAACCATCGAAGCCTCGCTGGCCGCGATCATCGCATCGACCATGCCGATGCTGGTCGCCATCGCGCTCTGGCTGGCCTATGGTGAGCGGCTGCCCCGGCTGGGTGTTGCCGGGCTGCTGGCCGGGGTGGTGGGGGTTGCCCTGATCATGGGAACCCGCATCAGCGCGGGTGTCGACCTCTTTGGCCTCACGCTCTGCGGGATCGGTGTTCTGGCCCTGACGCTGGCCACCTTGGCGCTGCGGGGGGCAACCTCGGGTGGCAACTTCATGATGGTGGTGGGGTTGCAGATGCTGGTCGGCTCTGCCGTGCTGTTCGCAGTTGCACCTATGGTGGAAACCTTCCGGCTGAACCCCAGCTGGCCGCTAGCGCTGGCCTTTCTCTACACCACCCTGGTGCCGGGGCTGACGGCGACCTTCATCTGGGTTCTGCTGCTGAACAGGATCGGTGCCGTGCGGGCCGCCACCTTCCATTTTCTCAACCCAGTCTTCGGTGTGGCTGTTGCCAGTCTGCTGCTGGGCGAAAAGTTGGGGCTGCTGGACCTGATCGGCGTCGGTATCGTCACCTTTGGCATTCTGGCGGTCCAGCTGGCGCGGCAATCGGCGCAGCAGCGCCCCTGA
- the msrB gene encoding peptide-methionine (R)-S-oxide reductase MsrB: MRSYSKDPDAIAALSEEEYYVTQQSGTERPGTGKLLGNKEPGIYVDIVSGEPLFASSDKYESGCGWPSFTKPIETAHVQELEDRSLGMIRTEVRSTHGDSHLGHVFPDGPADRGGLRYCINSASLRFVHLDDMQAEGYGDYIDQVEDIR; this comes from the coding sequence ATGCGCAGTTATTCCAAAGACCCGGACGCCATTGCGGCCCTCTCGGAAGAAGAATATTACGTCACCCAGCAATCCGGCACCGAACGCCCCGGCACCGGCAAGCTGCTGGGCAACAAGGAGCCGGGGATCTATGTGGATATCGTCTCCGGTGAGCCATTGTTTGCCTCGTCAGACAAATATGAGTCCGGCTGCGGCTGGCCCAGCTTTACCAAACCCATCGAAACCGCCCATGTTCAGGAGCTGGAAGACCGGAGCCTGGGGATGATCCGCACCGAAGTCCGCTCGACCCATGGAGACAGCCATCTGGGCCATGTGTTCCCGGACGGCCCGGCAGATCGCGGCGGTCTGCGCTATTGCATCAATTCGGCCTCCCTGCGGTTCGTCCATCTGGACGATATGCAGGCAGAAGGCTACGGCGACTATATCGATCAAGTGGAGGATATTAGATGA
- the msrA gene encoding peptide-methionine (S)-S-oxide reductase MsrA — protein MSSTTERAVLAGGCFWGMQDLIRKRPGIISTRVGYSGGDVPNATYKNHGTHAEAIEVIFDPSQTSYRTLLEFFFQIHDPTTVNQQGNDLGMSYRSAIYYVDDRQKEIAEDTIADVDASGLWPGKVVTEVEPVGDFWEAEPEHQDYLERQPNGYTCHFARPDWVLPRRNETAAE, from the coding sequence ATGAGCAGCACAACAGAACGCGCCGTCCTGGCCGGTGGGTGTTTCTGGGGCATGCAGGACCTGATCCGCAAGCGCCCCGGTATCATCAGCACCCGGGTTGGATATTCCGGCGGCGATGTGCCCAATGCGACCTATAAGAACCACGGCACCCATGCCGAGGCGATCGAGGTGATTTTTGACCCGAGCCAGACCAGCTATCGCACGCTGCTGGAGTTCTTCTTTCAGATCCATGATCCAACCACGGTCAATCAGCAGGGCAATGATCTGGGCATGAGCTACCGCTCTGCGATCTACTATGTTGACGACCGCCAGAAAGAAATTGCCGAAGACACCATTGCGGATGTCGATGCGTCAGGTCTCTGGCCCGGCAAGGTGGTGACCGAGGTCGAACCCGTTGGCGATTTCTGGGAGGCCGAACCGGAGCATCAGGATTACCTGGAACGGCAGCCAAACGGCTACACCTGCCACTTTGCGCGCCCGGATTGGGTTCTGCCCCGCAGGAATGAGACCGCCGCCGAGTAA
- a CDS encoding YegP family protein, giving the protein MYFKLYRDAANQWRWSLRAANHHTVADSAESYWNKADAIHGINLVKGANFSPIFDE; this is encoded by the coding sequence ATGTACTTCAAACTGTATCGAGATGCTGCAAACCAATGGCGCTGGTCATTGCGAGCTGCAAACCACCACACTGTAGCAGACTCTGCGGAAAGCTATTGGAACAAAGCTGATGCAATCCATGGAATAAACTTAGTGAAAGGTGCCAATTTTTCGCCAATCTTTGATGAGTGA
- a CDS encoding hydantoinase/oxoprolinase family protein, whose product MALLLGVDTGGTYTDAVLIRDDRDVLAKAKALTTRQDLAIGVGEAVAAVLAQAQVAPSEIALAALSTTLATNALVEGQGGRVALIYIGFGEADLDRHGLREALKGDPALVLEGGHSHSGSEAAPLDREALRAFLQREAVSVSGFAIAGQFATRNPAHELEVARIIAEETDVPVTCSHQLSARLNGPKRALTAVLNARLIGMIDRLIGRAESRLSELGVTAQMMVVRGDGALMSSQQARARPIETILSGPAASLVGARWLTGVETALVSDIGGTTTDVALIENGKPKIDPVGAEVGGYRTMVEAVAMRTSGLGGDSQVHPIAAGMSGGVTLGPRRVLPISLIANMSPEVVHATLDSQLRAVTVGEYDGQFVRAIPGQTPVGLSDREARVLDRIGTQTHPLGAVLHTRIEQGALMRLVDRGLVQIAGVTPSDASHVLGRLSSWDGDAAQKALTLFARRRVGSGDRLAPDAVTLARMIVDQMTEQTSLTLLETAIAEDAPAFGTSPDQLARHVLMQRGLSRHQGLVALSAGLNVDVVGLGASAPSYYPAVGTRLHCRMILPEHAGVANAIGAVVGRITMRRSGTVTAPEEGRFRVHLENGPEDFTGSQEALERLEAELRAEARAAAEAAGAQDISIQVERDIRIAEVEAREVFVEAFLTVEASGRPRIATG is encoded by the coding sequence ATGGCGCTTTTGCTTGGGGTGGACACGGGCGGAACCTATACCGACGCGGTATTGATCCGGGATGATCGCGATGTGCTGGCAAAGGCCAAGGCGCTGACGACGCGGCAGGATCTGGCCATCGGAGTTGGGGAAGCCGTCGCTGCCGTACTTGCGCAGGCACAGGTAGCGCCGTCAGAGATCGCGCTTGCAGCTTTGTCCACGACGCTTGCGACCAATGCGCTGGTCGAAGGGCAGGGGGGGCGCGTTGCGCTGATCTATATCGGGTTCGGCGAGGCGGATCTGGATCGTCACGGCCTGCGCGAGGCGCTGAAGGGCGACCCGGCACTGGTGCTGGAGGGGGGGCACAGCCATTCCGGTAGCGAGGCGGCGCCCTTGGACCGGGAGGCACTGCGCGCGTTTCTCCAGCGCGAGGCCGTATCGGTCAGCGGTTTTGCAATTGCCGGCCAGTTTGCGACGCGCAATCCAGCGCACGAGCTGGAAGTTGCCCGGATCATCGCCGAAGAAACTGACGTTCCGGTGACCTGTTCGCACCAGCTGTCGGCGCGGCTCAACGGGCCGAAGCGGGCGTTGACGGCTGTGCTGAACGCGCGGCTCATCGGAATGATCGACCGGTTGATCGGGCGCGCTGAATCCCGCCTGAGCGAGCTCGGCGTGACTGCTCAGATGATGGTTGTGAGGGGTGATGGCGCCTTGATGTCGTCACAGCAGGCCCGCGCCCGTCCAATTGAAACCATCCTGAGCGGACCGGCTGCATCGCTGGTCGGTGCCCGCTGGCTGACCGGCGTCGAGACTGCGCTTGTCAGTGATATCGGCGGCACCACCACCGATGTCGCATTGATCGAGAACGGCAAGCCCAAGATTGATCCGGTCGGCGCCGAGGTTGGCGGCTATCGCACCATGGTTGAGGCCGTGGCCATGCGCACCAGCGGCCTGGGCGGTGACAGTCAGGTGCATCCGATCGCTGCCGGTATGAGTGGCGGTGTGACCCTTGGCCCGCGTCGCGTGCTGCCGATTTCCCTGATCGCCAATATGTCCCCTGAGGTGGTTCATGCAACGCTCGACAGTCAGCTGCGCGCAGTGACTGTCGGCGAATATGACGGGCAGTTTGTTCGCGCGATTCCGGGACAGACACCAGTGGGGTTGAGCGACCGGGAGGCCCGGGTTCTGGACCGGATCGGGACGCAGACACATCCGCTGGGCGCCGTGCTGCACACCCGGATCGAGCAGGGCGCGCTGATGCGGCTGGTGGATCGCGGCCTGGTGCAGATCGCCGGCGTCACCCCGTCCGATGCCAGCCATGTCCTTGGACGGCTTAGCAGCTGGGATGGCGATGCAGCGCAGAAGGCGCTGACTCTTTTTGCCCGCCGCCGCGTGGGGTCGGGGGACCGGCTCGCACCGGATGCCGTGACATTGGCACGGATGATCGTAGATCAGATGACGGAACAGACGTCGCTCACCCTGTTAGAGACTGCTATTGCCGAAGATGCTCCGGCCTTTGGAACCTCGCCGGATCAGCTTGCCCGCCATGTTCTGATGCAGCGCGGGCTATCCCGACATCAGGGGCTGGTCGCTCTCAGCGCTGGCCTCAATGTCGATGTCGTCGGGCTTGGAGCCTCGGCGCCCAGCTACTATCCCGCGGTCGGGACCCGGCTTCATTGCCGTATGATCCTACCGGAACACGCAGGCGTGGCAAATGCCATTGGCGCGGTGGTGGGCCGTATCACCATGCGGCGCAGCGGCACGGTTACCGCACCTGAGGAAGGCCGGTTTCGCGTCCATCTGGAGAATGGCCCGGAGGATTTCACCGGTTCGCAGGAGGCTCTTGAGCGGTTGGAAGCCGAGCTGCGGGCCGAAGCCCGTGCCGCCGCAGAGGCCGCAGGCGCGCAGGATATTTCCATCCAGGTGGAAAGGGATATCCGCATCGCCGAAGTCGAGGCGCGGGAGGTTTTTGTCGAGGCCTTTCTGACGGTGGAGGCGAGCGGTCGTCCGCGCATTGCCACAGGCTAA
- the queG gene encoding tRNA epoxyqueuosine(34) reductase QueG — MIATHGIKDRLVKQALAEGFVACRICRPWDVPQVPARLQAFLEAGYHGQMGWMEERSHWRGDPAQLWPEARSVIMLAESYTPEVDPMAVVGQAERGAISVYARNKDYHDLVKKRLKRLARWLIAEAERADEPAEVKVFVDTAPVPEKPLGQAAGLGWQGKHTNLVSRDWGNWAFIGSVFTTLDLPADSAERDRCGSCRSCLAACPTDAFPAPYQLDARRCISYLTIEHKGPVDEELRAKLGNRIYGCDDCLAACPWNKFAVAASDMRYAARPEFEAPQLAELARLDDAGFRALFSGSPIKRIGRDRFVRNVLYAVGNSGLPALRPVAEALVADPDPTVADAARWAVQRLR; from the coding sequence ATGATAGCAACACACGGCATCAAGGACAGGTTGGTGAAACAGGCCCTTGCCGAGGGGTTTGTGGCCTGTCGGATCTGTCGTCCCTGGGATGTGCCGCAGGTGCCCGCTCGGCTTCAGGCGTTTCTTGAAGCGGGATATCACGGTCAGATGGGCTGGATGGAGGAACGCAGCCACTGGCGCGGCGATCCAGCCCAGCTCTGGCCTGAGGCGCGCTCTGTGATCATGCTGGCTGAAAGCTACACGCCAGAGGTGGATCCGATGGCCGTTGTGGGGCAGGCAGAGCGCGGCGCGATTTCCGTCTATGCGCGCAACAAGGATTATCATGATCTTGTGAAGAAGCGCTTGAAACGGCTGGCACGCTGGCTGATCGCGGAAGCCGAGCGGGCGGATGAGCCTGCCGAGGTCAAGGTATTTGTCGACACCGCGCCGGTTCCGGAGAAGCCGCTGGGCCAGGCGGCGGGCCTTGGGTGGCAGGGCAAACACACCAATCTGGTCAGCCGGGACTGGGGCAACTGGGCCTTCATAGGCTCTGTTTTCACAACATTGGACCTGCCTGCCGACTCGGCAGAGCGCGACCGTTGCGGATCGTGCCGGTCCTGTCTGGCGGCCTGCCCGACAGATGCGTTCCCCGCCCCGTATCAGCTGGATGCGCGGCGTTGCATTTCTTACCTCACCATCGAGCACAAGGGCCCGGTCGATGAGGAGCTGCGCGCCAAGCTGGGCAACCGGATCTACGGCTGTGATGATTGCCTGGCGGCCTGCCCCTGGAACAAATTTGCAGTCGCCGCCAGCGATATGCGCTATGCGGCGCGACCCGAGTTCGAGGCTCCGCAGCTGGCGGAGCTGGCTCGGCTGGACGATGCCGGGTTCCGGGCGTTGTTTTCCGGTTCCCCCATCAAGCGGATCGGGCGAGATCGCTTTGTGCGCAATGTGCTTTATGCCGTCGGTAACTCCGGCCTGCCTGCCCTGCGGCCCGTGGCCGAGGCTCTGGTCGCGGATCCTGACCCGACTGTGGCGGATGCGGCCCGCTGGGCGGTTCAGCGACTGAGGTGA
- the fzlA gene encoding FtsZ-binding protein FzlA, giving the protein MARLYHVPLSPFCRKVRLSLAEKRIEVELVEERYWEQEADFLRRNPAAKVPVIRLDGKLMAESAAICEYLEETRPEPSLMPSDPDGRYEVRRLVSWFDDKFHHEVTSKLLYERVNKKVTGQGYPDSGNVKAGARAIKYHLDYLAWLLDHRRWLAGDQMTLADFAAAAHLSSLDYISDVDWNRSAVVKDWYAKIKSRPAFRSILADQIPGFSPPAHYADLDF; this is encoded by the coding sequence ATGGCCCGCCTCTATCATGTGCCCCTCTCCCCCTTCTGCCGTAAAGTGCGCCTGTCCCTGGCCGAAAAGCGGATCGAGGTCGAGCTGGTCGAGGAACGCTACTGGGAGCAGGAGGCCGATTTCCTGCGCCGCAATCCGGCGGCGAAGGTTCCGGTGATCCGCCTGGATGGCAAGCTGATGGCCGAAAGTGCCGCGATCTGCGAATACCTTGAGGAAACCCGCCCGGAACCCTCGTTGATGCCCAGCGATCCCGATGGTCGCTACGAGGTGCGCCGTCTGGTCAGCTGGTTCGATGATAAATTTCACCATGAGGTCACCTCAAAGCTGCTCTATGAGCGGGTGAACAAGAAGGTGACCGGGCAGGGCTACCCCGACAGTGGCAACGTCAAGGCGGGTGCGCGGGCGATCAAATATCACCTCGACTATCTGGCCTGGCTGCTGGACCATCGCCGCTGGCTGGCTGGCGATCAAATGACCCTGGCAGATTTCGCCGCCGCCGCGCATCTGTCGTCGTTGGACTATATATCCGATGTTGATTGGAACCGGTCCGCCGTGGTGAAGGACTGGTACGCAAAGATCAAGTCACGCCCGGCGTTCCGGTCGATCCTTGCCGATCAGATCCCCGGTTTCAGCCCACCGGCCCATTACGCCGATCTGGATTTCTGA
- the mtgA gene encoding monofunctional biosynthetic peptidoglycan transglycosylase produces the protein MAKAGKSTGASKAPPKGKARSKAAAKGKPRAKLSPRRLLRRWLGRAALVFVALTLLPILLFSVINPPITHTIWSEYRRLGDIDREWVPIEHIAPALGRSVVAAEDARFCQHWGLDAEAIRAAIAEGGQRGGSTISQQVVKNVFLWQGRSWFRKALETLMTPMVEAVWSKRRILEVYLNVAEMGEGVFGAEAAARHYFGVGPDELSRRQAALLATVLPNPKERSAAKPTAFMRKRAAQIMDGAATIRADGRAACFED, from the coding sequence ATGGCGAAGGCAGGAAAATCAACCGGGGCATCCAAGGCTCCCCCCAAGGGCAAAGCCCGCAGCAAGGCAGCAGCCAAGGGTAAACCCCGCGCAAAGCTGTCACCGCGTCGTCTCCTGCGTCGCTGGCTGGGACGGGCTGCGCTGGTCTTTGTTGCGCTGACCCTGCTGCCGATCCTGCTGTTTTCCGTGATCAACCCGCCGATCACCCATACCATCTGGTCTGAATATCGCCGTCTTGGTGATATTGACCGCGAATGGGTTCCCATCGAACATATCGCTCCGGCCTTGGGGCGTTCGGTTGTCGCCGCCGAAGATGCCCGGTTCTGCCAGCATTGGGGCCTTGATGCGGAGGCCATCCGCGCGGCAATCGCCGAAGGCGGCCAGCGTGGAGGGTCGACCATCTCTCAGCAGGTGGTGAAGAATGTCTTTCTGTGGCAGGGGCGCAGCTGGTTCCGCAAGGCGCTGGAAACACTGATGACGCCGATGGTTGAGGCGGTCTGGAGCAAACGGCGCATTCTGGAAGTCTACCTGAATGTCGCTGAAATGGGCGAAGGTGTGTTTGGCGCCGAGGCGGCCGCGCGGCATTATTTCGGTGTCGGTCCGGATGAGCTGAGCCGCAGGCAGGCTGCCCTTCTGGCCACCGTTCTGCCCAATCCCAAAGAGCGTTCGGCAGCAAAACCCACTGCGTTCATGCGCAAGCGGGCGGCGCAGATCATGGATGGGGCGGCCACCATTCGCGCAGATGGCAGGGCGGCCTGTTTCGAGGATTGA